A region of Peromyscus maniculatus bairdii isolate BWxNUB_F1_BW_parent chromosome 7, HU_Pman_BW_mat_3.1, whole genome shotgun sequence DNA encodes the following proteins:
- the LOC102926742 gene encoding neutrophilic granule protein-like produces MARQWKTFVLVVALAVVACEAQRPPTYEDIVEQAIEAFNNGRPGKPLFRLIDVTVPSGQNPTSNFPLKFRISETDCISVPERQPQNCNFLENGEDRNCTGQFIRRRLSTSLTLSCDRDCSREGAQVNGFPDDPVADVSEEDQPKDLPPNIRNIYDNAKYDIINNILHNF; encoded by the exons ATGGCAAGGCAGTGGAAGACATTTGTATTGGTGGTGGCCTTGGCTGTGGTAGCCTGTGAAGCCCAGCGTCCACCGACATATGAGGATATTGTTGAACAGGCCATAGAGGCATTTAACAATGGGCGTCCAGGGAAGCCCCTCTTCCGCCTGATAGATGTCACCGTGCCATCTGGTCAG AATCCCACTAGCAATTTCCCACTCAAGTTCAGGATTAGCGAGACAGACTGCATCTCCGTCCCGGAAAGACAGCCTCAGAACTGCAACTTCCTGGAAAATGGG GAGGATCGAAACTGCACAGGTCAATTCATCAGAAGGCGGCTCTCAACTTCCTTGACCTTGAGCTGTGACAGGGATTGCAGTAGAGAG GGTGCCCAGGTAAACGGTTTTCCTGATGACCCTGTGGCAGATGTCTCTGAGGAGGACCAGCCCAAAGATCTTCCTCCTAACATCAGGAACATTTATGACAATGCCAAGTATGACATCATCAACAACATTCTTCATAATTTCTAG